DNA sequence from the Xenopus tropicalis strain Nigerian chromosome 4, UCB_Xtro_10.0, whole genome shotgun sequence genome:
cctcgcTTGAAGACAtgctttagttgcatcaaaaccatgtgtactgccaaacagagccttctgttgtCTACCAATCCACATAAGGCTACCAATAGCTAAAAACACAACCCGTATATGGCTCCCCCAGGAACTGCATGTTTGTTTTGCTCTCcaacttgaatgtggctcaaaaggtgaaaaaggttggggacccctgcagtagcAAGTACAGAAAACTTTCTTCTCACCAAATATTCCTGTATACGTTGTTGGGACAATATCATCATTGCGGAACTTGGCCCCCTGCAGTTTCAGCCTTGTATTCACCACCCAGAGCGGTGTTGTTATCAGCACGTTTACAACCCCTGATGCAAGCAAAATAAATGGTTAGAAATAGGCCTGTTGTGCATGGGCAGCCCTACAGCACAGAAAAACAGTGGCCTGTTACAATGATGatttatatagacagacagacagtgtaTCATGGCATGAACTGGTTGGGTCATTACCAGCAATGAAGCCGATGGTAAGATCCTTCCCCGTGGTTGGAACGCTACCTTTTACCGACAGCGCCTTCAAGCTGCTAAATGTGTAGAAATAAACAAAGTTGGAGCAGCAGAGACTGGAGATGACTGGGAACCAACCTCGGTACGGAGCCAGTCTGCAAGGAAGTAAATAGAAATCATTAAATACAGCGCAGAGGCAGAAAGGTTTCATTACAGTTAGAACTCAGCGTTGGCTTCCCTTCCCTTTAGATATTAAAGGAACACTTACACATAATGTAAGTACTCATTAGATACACTGCTCCCAGCTAAGTAGCACAGGATCAAAATATCTGCTACTGAGTCCGTCTACCATATTTACTTTCTGCCTAAAAATTAACAAACCCAAAAAATTAGATTTCccttaaaggggtcgttcacctttaagttaacttttagtatgttaaagatttgccaattctaagcaacttttcaattggtcttcattatttacagtggcttgcaaaaagtggggtgtgcgtaattattcagccccctttggtctgagtgcagtcagttgcccatagacattgtctgatgagtgctaatgactaaatagagtgcacctgtgtgtaatctaatgtcagtacaaatacagctgctctgtgacggcctcagaggttgtctaagagaatattgggagcaacaactccatgaagtccaaagaacacaccagacaggtcagggataaagttattgagaaatttaaagcaggtttaggctacaaaaagatttccaaagccttgaacatctcacggagcactgttccaccgatcattcagaaatggaaggagtatggcacaactgtaaacctaccaagacaaggctgtccccCTAAACctacaggccgaacaaggagagcgctgatcagaaatgcagccaagaggcccatggtgactctggacgagctgcagagatctacagctcaggtgggggaatctgtccagaggacaactattagtcgtgcaccgcacaaagttggcctttatggaagagtggcaagaagaaagccattgttaacagaaaaccataaaaagtcccgtttgcagtttgccacaagccatgtgggggacacagcaaacatgtggaagaaggtgctctggtcagatgagaccaaaatggaactttttggccaaaatgcaaaacgttatgtgtggcagaaaactaacactgcacatcactctgaacacaccatccccactgtcacatatggtggtggcagcatcatgctctgtgggggcttctcttcagcagggacagggaagctggtcagagttgatgagaagatggatggagccaaatacagggcaatcttggaagaaaacctcttggagtctgcaaaagacttgagactggggcggaggttcaccttccagcaggacaacgaccctaaacataaagccagggcaacaatggaatggtttaaaacaaaacatatccttgtgttagaatggcccagtcaaagtccagatctaaatccaatggagaatctgtggcaagatctgaaaactgctgttcacaaacgctgtccatctaatctgactgagctggagctgttgctagggtaatttggatcctaaaACCAGCGAACACCAAGTGCTCCGGactaatttggatcctagcaatcagataactgctaaaattccaaattaaagagctgctgaataaaaactgaaataatttaaaaactacaaataagaaatgaagaccaattgcaaattgtctcagaatattactctttacatcatactaaaagtgaacgaCCTCTTTAAACAACCCAAGGTTAATTTGAGTACTGTGTGACTGGCACAGCTAGTTTACCTTAGGAGATATTGCTGGAAATTTCAAGAGAAGGGTTGAACCCATCGATAAGGTGATCTAGTTAGGGAAACACAAGCATCTGTACAAGGGGGAGCTGCACTTTTTAAATCAGTGATTCTTAACCCATGGATCAGGACCCAGAATTGGGTGCTTGTGCTGCTTCTGTTGGACCTGTATGACCCTCTGTAGCACAGTGAATGTTCTACACCAGTAGCCAATAATAATTACATAGGGTGCATAATTAACATTCTAGCAACTCTTTGTGGCCACAAAGCTAAGTCACAACCCCATAatcacctattattattattaaaggttaCTAAAGCTAAAAGAGATACTGTATAAGGCACTTACACTCCCTCCTCGCGCATGATCTCTAGCAGGACGGCCGGGGTGGAACGGGACTTCCTTTTGTCATCCACTGGAACAAGAAGAGAAATGAGGGAATTTTCTGCCAAATTGCATAGATGGACCCTGATCTCCATATTCATTTGATAAGCCAAGCTTGCATAGTGCATTATGTTTGTTATTGCTACTACAGATGTGAATGGGCATCCAATctactatatacagtggtgtgaaaaactatttgcccccttcctgatttcttattcttttgcatgtttgtcacacaaaatgtttctgatcatcaaacacatttaactattagtcaaagataacacaagtaaacacaaaatgcagtttttaaatgagggtttttattatttagggagaaaaaaaatccaaacctacatggccctgtgtgaaaaagtaattgccccctgaacctaataactggttgggccacccttagcagcaataactgcaatcaagcgtttgcgataacttgcaacgagtcttttacagcgctctggaggaattttggcccactcatctttgcagaattgttgtaattcagctttatttgagggttttctagcatgaaccgccttttttaaggtcatgccacaacatctcaataggcttcaggtcaggactttgactaggccactccaaagtcttcattttgtttttcttcagccattcagaggtggatttgctggtgtgttttgggtcattgtcctgctgtagcacccaagatcgcttcagcttgagttgacgaacagatggccggacattctccttcaggattttttggtagacagtagaattcatggttccatctatcacagcaagccttccaggtcctgaagcagcaaaacaaccccagaccatcacactaccgccaccatattttactgttggtatgatgttctggCATAATAGTTTTAACTTAAAACTACCAAAGAATGTGGTTTGTTTTGAACTGGTAAAGTTGCTGTTCCTGATTTTTATGCCAGCTATTACTATCCAgccacttgtttaaaaaaaaataaacaaaacattgttgttttcattgtgtttgtcttttgctttaattgggcaatacagtagagtgttggcttcctagccagtagttctgtggttaaatgacatgtatgtctccttcctttccttcaatgaatgtataaaatacattagcatattaaaaacaaaggagttggagtcgtggagtcggaagtatcagaaactgaggagtcggagtcggaaatatcagaaactgaggagtcggagtcagagaatttatctaccgactccacagccctgatttttAGCAAGTAAGAAAATGTTTCTTTCAGAGACAAACTGGTGAGGTTTCAGGGGCTTTTTTGCCTTCGTTTGGATCTTCGTTTTGGATCGTTTGGTTCCATTTTGCCTATTTTTAGCTGGTTCAGAGGAAGGAAAACACCCTCTAACAAGCCTCTCCATCTGCATTTCTTAACCTCCCCTACTATATAAAAATGTCCTATGTAACTGTAGATAAACTGTAGATAAAACACATCTGACGTAACAGGAATGTACAACAGAAGACATAACAAGGGAAAAGTGATATAAAGTATGGTTAACTGGTCTACATGAAGGGTAGCTTATAGAATCAATAGCTGAATtacctatatcagtgctgtccaacttctgttgtaccgagggccggaatttttctgacctgcatggtggagggccgataatggaagccagtttttaccactcccctttttgaaaccgcacccacttgaaaccacacccatgttatcacatgaccatacccatattaatggttgtagtacagcaaaaacctgccatactctgcctgcctgtgtgccatacttggctggtttgcgccatacttggcctgtgtgtgccatactctgcctgccctaccctgcctgtgtgttccatactctgccttccctaccctgcctgcgtgtgccatactttcactgtgtttgccattcttggctggtttgtgccatacttggcctgtgtgtgccatactctgcctgccctaccctgcctgtgtgttccatactctgccttccctaccctgcctgcgtgtgccatactttcactgtgtgtgccattcttggctggtttgtgccatacttggcctgtgtgtgccatactctgcctgtgtgtgccatactctgcctgtgtgtgccatactctgccttccctaccctgcctctgtgtgccatactctgcttgccctatgatgcctgtgtgtatggcacacacaggcagcctacagtgacacaatgctggcactgctcctacagtctgcacaataactatatattaaaaaactttataattgcagtaccacctcagtatatgttctttttgtagtgtgcagggattatttgtgggtttctactgctcctgaggtgtgaacaggggaacaatgggggtgattacagcctgagcctgaggtgtgaacactgcagggggtgaacagtgcagaaactaaaaggtgtgaacaacacaggggattacatttttaaacaatacagagggattacagcctgaatctgaggtgagaaccatgcagggggggcagttaatcacagtactgataccatttaaagcttacacaagagtaagccatcaaagcagccagacaggtggggggccacacagaggggggtcgcgggccgccagttggacagcactgacctatattATAGAAAACCCTTCCCTTAATCTGAAGAATTTACAGGAAACAGAAGAAAACCCCATCCATTACCTTGCAGCCGGAGCCGTGCTGTGTCCAGGGGATAGAATAGAGTCATTGCAGCCACACTGCCCtgagaaatagatggaaagatAGAAACAAATCACAGTTATAGGGTGGGATCAAAAGGGTAGAGCTCcagaatgcagttatataggatGTGGGAAAAAGACAGTTTACTCAGGCCAAAGTGGGTCCTTGCAAGTAATTACTATACACTATTACTATACACAAAGCTTCTGTGCACACTATATGTGAGCCTGTGCAGAGCTTAGTGGGAACATTGCCATGCGGACTGCTGTCTTACTGACTAACCCACTACAGGTCAGATTTGCCAAGGGTCCTAACCAGAAGGATAGTAATGGAGGTTTCATTTATATGTTAAAAGATGGTAGAAGAGGGATTTTGATTCTCAGTCCTGGTGCATTTCCACCCAATGATCTCAGGCCAAACGCTTTTGTGGTCAGTGGCTGCACCAATAAACGCAATGGGATACAGCAGTGTTCAAATACCACAATGCTCCACATGGCAAATCATGCAGACTAAACTGACAAATCACTGACAAATGTAAGAGTGTATGAATGGCTGCAAGCAAGCCGCTAGCAAATATCCTGGCTATAAAACCGGCGCCACAGGACGAGTGTAATGAGCTAAAGCTCTGCTTGTGAGCTGCACACAGTGGTACGGTTACCTGGATATACTTGTACGTGATTGTGTGTGTTTAAAGCTGCAATATGAGTTGTATTTCTGCATGTGGCACTTGTGCCAAGCACTGGAAATCACACCAAAAGCACTTGAAAAACTTTCAGCATagttgcatttgttttgtatAGAAGTCTGCATTCATTTTAACGCAATGCCCCCAACAAAAAAATGGCAATTCCACTCAAAACTGCTCtatgctcactgcacttgcagtcacaaatgaccccttatatttaCAGACTTCTAACTTACAAATTGCCAGTCAGCCTGCCTGTGCTTTGGGCTCTGGCACTATCAGGCTGTTCCAACACTGTCTGAACATTTATGGATGAGCGTGACATCACAAACATGGAGAATCACTCCAGGCAGGTCCCTACAAGCTACTGTGACATTGCCAGAAGTGTGTCCCAAGTGTGAAAGACTTGCTAAATGGCACACAAGCATAAACTTGCAGGAAATGCACACCCGgggtacaaacacacacacctCCCGCcctcttcccctttaaaagtataaGATTTTCTAAAGGGTTGTTTTGAGTTTTTTCTCCCTTTCTCCATTATCGTTCTCTCATTTATCCATCAGTTTCCTCAACTGAATATCACAAATAGGAAATGCAGTGATCAAAGCTCATTTAGAAAAAAACTTAATTTTCACATCTCTTATTCAAATGGCGATTAGTAAtttgtctaaaaaatgaagaaagcGCAGAACTATGCGGCAGCTCTGAATGCTGAGAGTCACCAGTGGAAGCTCCAGGGGAGGAGGAGATTTTTGATTTGGGAAGGCAGTAGCCTTCTATGGGGCTGCTTATAACTATTTGCTTATACAAGGTCTAAACCTCCATAATCTTTAATTAGTCTCCACATTTAAGGAGCTCAGATGTGTATGCGCTGTTAACCACAAAGTATTGGTACAAAACACCTTCTCAAGTCACACGGAGACGGTAGACCTGTTGGTTCAGATTTAGATTTAGAAGGCAGGAAGCACAACCCCAGGGATCCTCCTGTGATGCTGATTGTGACTATTCAACAAACATTCTTACCCAATAAATAATGCAAATGATGGGAGGAAATTGTCTTTCAGCTGCAACTAGACTTTATGAGAAAACATAAAGAAACTACTTGGGCACAACTGAGGCATCAGTAGTAGAAACTGTTATACTGTTAGGCTGTGGGACCTCACTGAATTCTGCCTTATAGActatatttaaatacaaatgtattaccATATTTTATAAGGTTATTATATTACATGGCATCTCACAGacacttaataaatacaaattgctgGGATGGCTTTTAGGTAAATGTAAACAGAGTGGCTCTTTAAGCTACATTTCTAGTCATTTCTAGTGAGGTGACCTGGTGGCcttattattttactttcttgCACCCCCAACATATCCTGTGTGTGCTCAGCTCTGAAGGGAACGACTGTAGGACTTATTCACACAATTATGGACAGAAACAAAGAGAGAGAAGTAGACACAGTCAGGATACCCCCCTTTCAACATCAGCTGAATAAATAGGTTTTCTGCTTAATTATAccttttacctattgttttaattcatTAATATCTTTGGtctctgttatttctggcactaaacaagaatgtgaagccagtttcacttcctGAAGACCTTCATGGGAGCTAATAAAATGAATTACTGGTCCActaagaagcccctgataatgagctgggAGTAACACCACTCCATTCATGCAGTTGCATTGTGGCCAGTGCTTTGCCCTTGTGGGATAAACAAAAGAATATAAGCATCATAACACTTTGTACATGACAGggttattttaaagggaaaggtgATTTTTAGACacagtgtttaaaggggaagtttacttCAAAATGATCTTTTGGTATGATGAGGACAATGGCACTGGCATTTcgaatacacagaggcccaagcagccccacCATATAATGACtgcctgtggcatcttacagcagcccctctggcatttgccagaacccacagactgccagttgGGGTTTGCTGTAAGACCATCTGCaactacaataataataatacaaaaatgaaggCTTATAATCAGTTACTGGGCTGATAAATAGCATGGAAATGTGGGTTTGGGTAGAATGGAAAGTCAGACAGAATAAACTACCAAACTGAAATGAAAGTACAAAGAGTGAAACAAACTTGTCACAGTGTATTATACAAAATCCCAGTGGAACAGACAGACTAACCCTGAATCAGTGCCACGTATGTGCCAAGCCTGTATGTACATGATGTACGTGCGGTGACACACACCATATGTTTGGGGGTTTTACCCATCACTATTACTCCTTAATCATTAGATCAACATCACGTTGTCTTTCCATACTCACCACCGCTCCGGATACTGCATGGACCAAACTCTCGTATGTGAACACCGACAACAGAGCAGACTCCAAACCCCCCATCTCCGAACCCTTCTGTATCTCTTCTTGCTTTAGCATCGTAATTGCAGCCTTAATATTACCTGCTACTAGTCACTCCCTATCCGGGTGTCACAGCACTTCCGCGTTCCACGCCCTGCTATTGGGTTGCGTTCCAAACAAATTTCCAGCATATAAAACCCCGCCCATGCGTGCCAGTGCATGCGTTCCAAATACAGGAAGCGTCGCACCTTGCGTTCTGGTTTCCATTCGTACTTACCAATCACAGTCAAGCTTTGTATTAGTCCAAGCCTCACTTCTATGATTTCATCCTGAtttgaaacctcgttttgtaagCCTGTAAAAAAATCAGATTTCTTTTCTGTATGAGGTAGGTTGCTGGCAAGCGTCCGTAAAATATATGTGTAATTATCCTTCGCCTGACGTAATACTTGCAGTGAATGATCATCATAAAGTTCCTGAGCCAGTAGCGCTTACACTCTGGTCAGTTCCATCAGGGGTCACTTACCTTCTGCATATTTTTTGGGGTGAGAAGGAAACAAGAGAAAATAGTgtatttctactaaagtgcagGAATCCAACTGTTTTTAAGGGCTTGAATACTTATAATTTACAGTGtcatgtagacagtgatattctgagacaatttgcagttggtctttggtTAGCAGCCCtcttgtttggaattttagcagctatctggttgctagggttcagtttgTCCTGACAACCAGACAGTGGTCTGGAAAAAGAGAGACTAGAATAAGGGCCTGAATAAAGAGTCACAAATGGTAACattaaaattgcagcctcacagagaaattatTTTTTGGCTTCAGGGCCAGTGACCTACAACAAAAcagcattttaaaggggacctgtcaccctaagtaaTAATGCCatatccttttctatcatgttagttgagcaaaataaactttgcttacactgtataaattattttttttccccttcagtcttggaattcacaatcacagtaagcaggcagtcactattttgtcaagctttgtatcaccccaaaatgttATGCATTTGACATCTGATATCTAAGAAGTGCTgaatgcaggcccggatttgtggcaagcccacaaaggcccgggcctagggcggcaggtatttgggggtggcatgccacccagccccACCAGAATATTGTGCCCGCATACGGAACAATGGAGAGGGGAtgcgtcctctccccactgctccttatGACTTAAGTGGCGCGCATTCCGCGATCGAAATGGGTGGGCAGCAGATCAAGGGGGGCCTTGGGGCACCCAattcagaaatccggccctggctaaatggaaagttaaagtaactgtAACTAAAAACCTGAGCTGTcattcatatattgcctgcctcacctttttctttttttgaaaggtgcattttatcaatttttatacaaacaaaaacataaaataacacattttacaaTGCAATAAGGAAAACACACAagtctttcttttccaggtctatCTCTAAAGTTTGTTACAAACAGTAAAGGGATAGGTATGACATTACAGAGTGTGAACGTGAGTCTGGCAGTGGTTCCAGCATATTGGATCCGTCACCCTACTGAACTAGGTATTCAGGATGTGGCAGAAAAAGGTGGGAAGACATCGGGGGTCTTACAATGTAACTGGGAGTGGAATCCTTCAGTTTCCCTCtaggtcacaccaagggccccaaactttgtcaaATTTATCAGGTGCACCCCTAGTCTCATATGTGAGTTTATACAGAGGAGCAACAGtattcactagattcttccaggctgtgATGGTGGGCAGGGTAAggcccatccaatgcattgcaactgttttttttgcatagaacaacaGTATTCTGTAGCGTGCCCGGAAACTATTTTAAGCAATTAtactgtctaggactcctagcaagcaggtttcgGGAGCAGTCACAGTAGGGAAGGCTAAGTTATTCAGTAGGTATTTAGTCACCGCTGACCAGAACTTAGCGATATGGGGAcatgaccagatcatgtgaaaagGTTAGCAGGGCTTGCTGCCTCACCTGTAtgtctcaggcatagaggcggggctggcaatatatgattgacagctcagattttaaaatacattttgccaaGTATAGTACattttaacatactaaaagtcaaattAAAAGTGAACCAGCACTTTAAGAATAACCTTTGGACTCCCAGCAATTATAGAACTATATATCTGAGGCTGCATTCCTGCTCAAGGTAAAGTTCCCATATTGACGTTTTAGCTTTAGTTCTATGCTATATTATGGTGGTGGATATTGAGGCTCATGtacaacttaaaggggaacataatttcaagcaactttgcaacatgcattaattaaaaaatacacagcCTTTTCATGCTTTGTAATGGAAtactatggtttggaacagttcctaaagcctggccccctgttctgctgatctggctgactttgggacacaaaaaagaaaaaaaaatgtaacagtagtcgactgtcctcatcctgccttctgcctgcatcctcccaatcccacaattccctgcacatatgatgtcaataaggaagggAACattacaatgcaatgcattgtgggttatgtagttcctgggtgctgtctgtaagctgtggagaagtaaCTGAGAAGTAATTTGTAAcctcagtgttttagtcccttcttccctgccaggatttcaaatgatgcagaaagagaagaactgttttgcagctggatttcagcatataaaatggtatttatttatacttcctgaaggaacagattacagtaataggtatattaggggtttctgtggggCTCTCCAACATATTTTGGGTTGGAATCCAGAGTTCCCTTTTAACAAGCAGACAACACTCAgctttaggctaaggacccacaaaGCAAGTTAGCTGCCCGCGATAGATCACCACTAGTGACACGCGACAGCACTGCTGGTAGTGACTGCCATTTATATCTATGGTAGGCTGGTGCATCAGTAACAGATGTTTCTCAACTGGCAGAGATACACTGGGAGAGCAAATGCCTTGTGTACCATGTTAATTATCCTGTGACTGCTGCCTACCCAGTATacatttagagagagagagagagagagagaaaaagagaaaaatgatTGTTGTTTGTGACAAGATACATATTTATAAGCATATTGGTAATATTtagcacacagcataagtgacATATTGGTGataatttgtatgtttgttttttcagGAAATGAGCATTGCTGAAATAATTTGGTGATATCGCTGGGAGGAAAGGGAGTGCTGCTGTCAGAGTCCTTTATAAAGAAACACTCCTAGGGATTTAGCCAAGCATTTAGCTAAAGCTTTGCAAGGAAGGAAAGTTCCTGTTGCTGCATTTTGCAATGTCGTTAAGGTTTGGCCAGCACCTTATTAAACCATCCGTTATTTTCTTTAGATCTGAACTCTCTTTTGCTCTGGTGAACAGAAAGCCAGTTGTACCAGGTCATGTACTAGTCTGTCCACTGCGTCCCGCAAACCGCTTTCGAGAACTAAGGCCAGAAGAAGTCAGTGACCTGTTTACAACTGTCCAGAAAGTGGCCAGCGTAGTGGAAACCCATTTTGGTGGTAGCTCCCTTACTATCTCTATCCAAGATGGCCCAGAAGCAGGACAAACCGTTCAGCACGTCCACGTGCACATCCTGCCACGGAAAGCAGGAGATTTTAAAAGGAATGATAAGATTTATGAGGAGCTGCAGGACCATGACAGCAAAGGGCAGGATACTCCAGATAAATGGAGATCTGAGGAAGAGATGGAAAAAGAGGCAGCTGCACTCAGGGAATGCTTCTAGTTGAGCCATTCAGGTGCTcattggatgttttttttttcttttctctgagtCTGTTCATATAACAAGGGATGCAGCGATCGTTAgttagcaaataatttaaatagtaCAGTAGATTCTGGCAAAAACTGAACTAAAAATAAACTTTGTAAAAGTCATattattgtatttgtcttttatcCAACCTGTCATCCAGAAGTTATAATA
Encoded proteins:
- the slc25a17 gene encoding peroxisomal membrane protein PMP34 (The RefSeq protein has 1 substitution compared to this genomic sequence), translating into MGGLESALLSVFTYESLVHAVSGAVGSVAAMTLFYPLDTARLRLQVDDNRKSRSTPAVLLEIMREEGVLAPYRGWFPVISSLCCSNFVYFYTFSSLKALSVKGSVPTTGKDLTIGFIAGVVNVLITTPLWVVNTRLKLQGAKFRNDDIVPTTYTGIFDAFQRILREEGVMALWNGTFPSLLLVFNPAIQFMFYEALKRQLLKGQPELTAMEVFVIGAIAKAIATALTYPMQTVQSVLRFGQEKLNPEKRALGSLRSVLYLLQQRVKRWGILGLYKGLEAKLLQTVLTAALMFLVYEKLTSLTFRIMGLKG
- the fhit gene encoding bis(5'-adenosyl)-triphosphatase encodes the protein MSLRFGQHLIKPSVIFFRSELSFALVNRKPVVPGHVLVCPLRPANRFRELRPEEVSDLFTTVQKVASVVETHFGGSSLTISIQDGPEAGQTVQHVHVHILPRKAGDFKRNDKIYEELQDHDSKGQDTPDKWRSEEEMEKEAAALRECF